One Streptomyces sp. NBC_01217 genomic region harbors:
- a CDS encoding IS1380 family transposase translates to MQSSHAAVHVSALFDEPNLIADAGLLPLIALAERVGLPGLAAQVRIEAADNSGGAHPAAKVLSLLGAMCSGADSIDDADRLRHGAMDRAFAGIRAPSTLGTFLRSFTHGHNRQLHRVHREFLARLATRTPLLPGAGQLMFIDIDPTHRRVYGRAKQGAEHGRLKGQRTLHPIMATLSTPLARPVIGAVRLRRGKAADVRGAKSFVAQALAIAKDAGGTGIRMVRADSKFYTADVAAACHRSGAHFSLTTGMNPSIAAAIGRITEDAWIPIRYPEAFVDPDTGEMVSDAEVAETEYTAFTGRKKAEQVTARLIVRRVRRLNPQAATGQGELFDSWRYHPIFTNSPFGMLQAELHHRQHAVVEQAIADGKSSALAHLPSGNFQANAAWLILWAMSHNLLRAAGALASAFHAKATTATLRAHLIHVPARLARTARTKLTAHLPANWPWQAAYQDLFEAVHHPPSTP, encoded by the coding sequence ATGCAATCTTCCCATGCCGCCGTCCATGTCTCCGCACTCTTCGACGAGCCGAATCTGATCGCGGATGCGGGGCTGCTTCCGCTGATCGCGCTCGCCGAACGGGTCGGCCTGCCCGGTCTGGCCGCCCAGGTCCGCATCGAGGCGGCCGACAACAGCGGCGGCGCCCATCCGGCGGCCAAGGTGCTGTCGCTGCTGGGCGCGATGTGCTCGGGGGCCGACTCCATCGATGATGCCGACCGGCTGCGGCACGGCGCAATGGACCGGGCCTTCGCCGGGATACGCGCCCCGTCCACGCTGGGCACCTTCCTGCGCTCCTTCACCCACGGCCACAACCGGCAACTCCACCGTGTGCACCGGGAATTCCTGGCCCGCCTCGCGACCCGTACCCCGCTGCTGCCCGGCGCCGGGCAGCTGATGTTCATCGACATCGACCCCACCCACCGCCGGGTCTACGGACGGGCCAAGCAAGGCGCCGAGCACGGGCGCCTGAAGGGGCAGCGCACCCTGCACCCGATCATGGCCACCCTGTCCACCCCGCTCGCCCGGCCGGTGATCGGTGCGGTCCGCCTGCGCCGCGGCAAGGCCGCCGACGTCCGCGGCGCGAAAAGCTTCGTCGCCCAGGCCCTGGCCATCGCGAAGGACGCGGGCGGAACCGGAATCCGGATGGTGCGGGCGGACAGCAAGTTCTACACCGCCGATGTGGCCGCCGCCTGCCACAGGTCCGGTGCCCACTTCTCCCTCACCACGGGCATGAACCCCTCCATCGCCGCCGCGATCGGCCGCATCACCGAGGACGCCTGGATCCCGATCCGCTACCCCGAGGCGTTCGTGGATCCCGACACCGGCGAGATGGTCTCCGACGCCGAGGTCGCCGAGACCGAGTACACCGCGTTCACCGGACGCAAGAAGGCCGAGCAGGTCACCGCCCGTCTGATCGTGCGACGGGTGCGACGCCTGAACCCGCAAGCAGCCACCGGGCAGGGCGAGTTGTTCGACTCCTGGCGCTACCATCCCATCTTCACCAACAGCCCCTTCGGCATGCTTCAGGCCGAACTGCACCACCGGCAACACGCTGTCGTGGAACAGGCAATCGCGGACGGGAAGTCCTCCGCGCTCGCCCACCTGCCCTCGGGAAACTTCCAGGCGAACGCCGCCTGGCTGATCCTGTGGGCCATGTCGCACAACCTGCTGCGGGCCGCCGGCGCCCTGGCCTCGGCCTTCCACGCCAAGGCCACCACCGCCACACTCCGCGCCCACCTGATCCACGTCCCCGCCCGACTCGCCCGCACCGCGAGGACCAAGCTGACCGCCCACCTGCCCGCCAACTGGCCCTGGCAGGCCGCCTACCAGGACTTGTTCGAGGCCGTCCATCACCCACCGTCGACACCCTGA
- the tpg gene encoding telomere-protecting terminal protein Tpg codes for MSMFGDGLDAAVHKAFTRPAPKSAPAQMRYLVKQLKSTRAVAQMLRISQRTVERYVKDQIKKPRPDLAARLEREVKKRWQPQIRAKARQKAATTGGIVIDTRARIGYTAPIGTTDEDRLRHLTVALPPRYAARLFDGQEQGATDQQLQQIAAEALKEAYFQDNGRRAGQLEEVRFTDIEHLEFDL; via the coding sequence ATGAGTATGTTCGGGGACGGCCTGGACGCCGCGGTGCACAAGGCGTTCACCCGCCCGGCGCCCAAGAGCGCGCCCGCGCAGATGCGGTACCTGGTCAAGCAGCTCAAGAGCACCAGGGCGGTCGCCCAGATGCTGCGTATCTCCCAGCGCACCGTCGAACGGTACGTCAAGGACCAGATCAAAAAGCCCCGCCCGGACCTCGCCGCCCGCCTGGAGCGTGAGGTGAAGAAGCGGTGGCAGCCGCAGATCCGGGCCAAGGCGCGGCAGAAGGCGGCGACGACCGGAGGCATCGTCATCGACACCCGTGCCCGGATCGGCTACACCGCGCCGATCGGGACAACAGACGAGGACCGCCTCCGGCACCTGACGGTCGCACTGCCACCCCGCTACGCCGCCCGCCTCTTCGACGGCCAGGAGCAGGGCGCCACCGACCAGCAGCTCCAGCAGATCGCCGCCGAAGCACTCAAGGAGGCGTACTTCCAGGACAACGGCCGCCGCGCGGGCCAGCTGGAGGAGGTCCGCTTCACCGACATCGAGCACCTCGAGTTCGACCTGTAG
- the tap gene encoding telomere-associated protein Tap encodes MSELFDAVDALVASRSPLPPPAKRKRLRQAHGLTLDEVAAALQVRRATVSGWEAGKTEPRPPERDAYARMLKQLAQLYPATTPVPPEDTAVPETPAVPAAPAPKAVEPAQARTEPTGPDAEPANTALRPTAPAAVPRPAATTRPTSRRPAAKKAAPAGTPAGGADPRFENGPLAIVDVGADGQVLAYCVGGLVLDVPAKSIPALVEWTLGEGRLGQPKLSGPGKDADPLLVLTEAACEHYGLPVTLTQQERLAGRIPEGHKVIKQLTRANWQLTKRGFGPWARIYRPATGSERACVQLCIPSWQALDPRHWAGTGQLPPADLARLLGTYAARVMTPRGSTAVTGLELMTALHPPTRASEPDATGKRHSEHNPGSLGKDPVDCAPCEAPDGHPLLADLPRFHRRTPAEVLVEEAYDWARPLTDAECLRPHLVGIDVNMAFAAGANGLTVGLGAPVHVKNPVFDPKLPGSWLVDLSHVDLSRVKVAKDKWAELDAGLLPSPFTPKGERPEGPAWYATPTVAYAVELGYDVRPAEAYVRHDNGRYLDAWYNRLRDAYLATMADLGVGADLSPEEFLKAMDGYRQRDPELAIVVSAVKATVKGGIGKLRERPRGEGWKPGQPWRALARPTWRPDIRAAVISRTRINMHRKIVKHAAFTGQYPVAVLSDCAVYASEGPSPLDFLPYRDGKPLPGGFKLGVNPGLVKWEGTQSVLWGEGVREQFNAPELNLARYIKDGTVTDIDNGE; translated from the coding sequence ATGTCTGAGCTGTTCGATGCGGTCGACGCGCTGGTTGCGTCCCGCTCCCCGCTGCCGCCCCCGGCAAAACGCAAGCGGCTGCGCCAGGCGCACGGCCTGACGCTGGACGAGGTGGCCGCCGCACTGCAGGTGCGGCGCGCGACGGTCAGCGGCTGGGAGGCCGGCAAGACCGAGCCGCGGCCGCCGGAGCGCGATGCATACGCCCGCATGCTCAAGCAGCTCGCCCAGCTCTACCCTGCCACCACCCCAGTGCCCCCTGAGGACACGGCGGTTCCCGAGACGCCTGCCGTCCCAGCCGCTCCTGCGCCAAAGGCAGTTGAACCGGCCCAAGCCCGCACCGAACCAACGGGCCCGGATGCGGAACCTGCCAACACCGCACTCCGCCCCACAGCCCCTGCCGCTGTACCGCGCCCGGCGGCCACGACCAGGCCGACGTCGCGCCGTCCGGCCGCGAAGAAGGCCGCCCCCGCCGGCACCCCGGCGGGCGGCGCCGACCCGCGTTTCGAGAACGGTCCGCTCGCCATCGTCGACGTCGGCGCGGATGGTCAGGTACTGGCGTACTGCGTCGGCGGCCTGGTCCTGGACGTACCGGCGAAGTCGATCCCGGCCCTGGTGGAGTGGACGCTCGGCGAAGGGCGGCTCGGCCAGCCGAAGTTGTCCGGGCCGGGCAAGGACGCCGACCCGCTGCTCGTGCTGACCGAGGCCGCGTGCGAGCACTACGGCCTGCCCGTCACGCTCACACAGCAGGAGCGCCTGGCCGGCCGGATCCCGGAGGGCCACAAGGTCATCAAGCAGCTGACGCGCGCCAACTGGCAGCTGACCAAGCGCGGCTTCGGGCCGTGGGCGCGGATCTACCGCCCCGCCACGGGTTCGGAGCGGGCATGCGTGCAGTTGTGCATCCCGTCCTGGCAGGCGCTCGACCCCCGGCACTGGGCCGGCACGGGGCAGCTGCCACCGGCGGACCTGGCCCGGCTGCTGGGCACGTATGCGGCCCGCGTGATGACGCCGCGCGGCTCCACCGCCGTGACCGGCCTGGAGCTGATGACCGCCCTGCACCCGCCGACCCGCGCCTCCGAACCGGATGCGACGGGCAAGCGGCACTCCGAGCACAACCCCGGCTCGCTGGGGAAGGATCCGGTGGACTGCGCGCCGTGCGAGGCCCCGGACGGGCACCCGCTGCTCGCCGACCTGCCGCGTTTCCACCGCCGCACTCCGGCGGAGGTTCTGGTGGAGGAGGCGTACGACTGGGCGCGCCCGCTCACCGACGCCGAATGCCTTCGCCCCCATCTGGTGGGCATCGACGTGAACATGGCCTTCGCCGCCGGCGCGAACGGCCTCACGGTCGGCCTGGGCGCGCCGGTGCACGTCAAGAACCCCGTCTTCGATCCGAAACTGCCCGGCTCCTGGCTGGTCGACCTGAGCCACGTCGACCTGTCCCGCGTGAAGGTGGCCAAGGACAAGTGGGCGGAGCTGGACGCCGGGCTGCTGCCCAGCCCGTTCACGCCGAAGGGCGAGCGCCCGGAGGGGCCGGCCTGGTACGCGACGCCGACGGTGGCGTACGCGGTGGAGCTCGGCTACGACGTGCGCCCGGCCGAGGCGTACGTCCGCCACGACAACGGCCGCTACCTGGACGCCTGGTACAACCGGCTGCGCGATGCCTATCTGGCCACGATGGCCGACCTCGGGGTGGGCGCCGACCTGTCGCCGGAGGAGTTCCTGAAGGCGATGGACGGCTACCGGCAGCGCGACCCCGAGCTGGCGATCGTGGTGTCCGCGGTCAAGGCGACCGTGAAGGGCGGCATCGGCAAGCTGCGCGAGCGTCCGCGCGGGGAGGGCTGGAAGCCCGGGCAGCCGTGGCGGGCCCTTGCACGGCCCACCTGGCGCCCGGACATCCGCGCCGCCGTCATCTCCCGCACGCGGATCAACATGCACCGAAAGATCGTCAAGCACGCCGCCTTCACCGGGCAGTACCCGGTCGCGGTCCTCTCGGACTGCGCCGTGTACGCGTCCGAGGGGCCCTCCCCGCTGGACTTCCTGCCCTACCGGGACGGCAAGCCACTGCCCGGCGGCTTCAAACTCGGCGTGAACCCGGGTCTGGTGAAGTGGGAGGGCACCCAGAGCGTGCTGTGGGGCGAGGGTGTCCGCGAGCAGTTCAACGCCCCGGAGCTCAACCTCGCCCGGTACATCAAGGACGGCACCGTCACCGACATCGACAACGGGGAGTAG
- a CDS encoding ketoacyl-ACP synthase III family protein: MKTPDLYIAGLGVHIPAVLDAGRAVELGWYDPEDHEYQGWTGAAVAGDTPAPDMAVRAARQAIERAGTHPHDLALHIHAGMHKQGPGAWSAQHYVLRHVTDRDIPSYQVSQGCNGLIGSLELAACHLLAVPERAAALVTGSDNVSTPRFNRWASLENGVIADGASAVVLTKEPSFARLLSINSGSTAEVEERFRDEEFPPVTDVDAEDRQATAAPLDEAISKAVGRQGELRTELALRTMAEADLDAGDITRVAHIFTGREGYLKGILDPMGLRTEQGLLEFGRGLGHMTVNDQIVGLNHLVETREVGAGDHVLIVAHGGGVSITCAVVRIEHLPTWAVGHASATAAGGRRG, from the coding sequence GTGAAGACCCCCGACCTGTACATCGCAGGGCTCGGCGTACACATCCCCGCCGTCCTCGACGCCGGGAGAGCAGTGGAACTGGGCTGGTACGACCCCGAGGACCACGAGTACCAAGGATGGACGGGAGCGGCCGTCGCCGGTGACACGCCGGCCCCGGACATGGCTGTGCGGGCAGCGCGCCAGGCCATCGAGCGCGCCGGTACCCACCCCCATGACCTCGCCCTCCACATCCACGCCGGCATGCACAAACAGGGGCCTGGAGCCTGGTCGGCCCAGCACTACGTCCTGCGCCATGTCACCGACCGGGACATCCCCTCCTACCAGGTCAGTCAGGGATGCAACGGACTGATCGGCTCGCTCGAACTCGCCGCCTGCCATCTCCTGGCCGTCCCCGAGCGCGCAGCGGCACTCGTCACGGGCTCCGACAACGTCAGCACCCCGCGTTTCAACCGCTGGGCGTCCCTGGAGAACGGCGTCATCGCCGACGGAGCCAGCGCCGTCGTGCTCACCAAGGAGCCGAGTTTCGCCAGGCTCCTGTCGATCAACAGCGGATCCACGGCCGAGGTCGAAGAGCGCTTCCGCGACGAGGAGTTCCCTCCTGTGACGGACGTGGACGCCGAGGACCGGCAGGCGACGGCCGCACCCTTGGACGAGGCGATCTCCAAAGCCGTGGGGCGCCAAGGGGAACTACGGACGGAACTCGCTCTGCGGACGATGGCCGAGGCCGACCTCGACGCCGGCGACATCACCCGCGTGGCGCACATCTTCACCGGCCGGGAGGGCTACCTCAAGGGGATCCTCGACCCCATGGGCCTCCGCACCGAGCAGGGGCTGCTCGAATTCGGCCGGGGGCTGGGGCACATGACGGTCAATGACCAGATCGTGGGCCTCAACCACCTCGTCGAAACGCGGGAAGTCGGCGCGGGCGACCATGTGCTGATCGTGGCACACGGGGGCGGGGTCTCGATCACTTGCGCCGTCGTTCGCATCGAGCACCTGCCGACCTGGGCCGTGGGGCATGCCTCGGCCACGGCAGCTGGGGGCCGCCGGGGATAG
- a CDS encoding transposase, translating into MAPPSKYSPEFREEAVQIALRSSKTISETARDLELNPETRRGWVKKHQKQHEPSADADLTVSERARLKELERRIREVEMENVFLKKCAAYFARDPR; encoded by the coding sequence GTGGCGCCACCCAGCAAATATTCACCGGAGTTCCGCGAGGAAGCCGTCCAGATCGCACTCCGGTCCAGCAAGACCATCTCCGAGACGGCTCGCGATCTTGAGCTGAATCCGGAGACGCGCCGGGGCTGGGTGAAGAAGCATCAGAAACAGCATGAGCCGTCTGCCGATGCAGACCTGACGGTGAGCGAGCGGGCCCGTCTGAAGGAGCTCGAACGCCGTATTCGGGAAGTCGAGATGGAGAACGTCTTCCTGAAAAAATGCGCGGCGTACTTCGCGAGGGATCCCCGGTAG